TGTGTCTTGAGGGAAGTTTGACAGAGTGGGCAGGATTATATGGGTGGTCCACTGCCAAGGTCTAATCACCTGGGGATAGTCTGCATAtacccatggtctatgaatacaagtTCTGTTTCCTATTCAAGACAGataatttacaggtaagtcaaatttCCTATGCTTACAGTCATTTTCTTTTTGTCTTTAATCATACAAGTATGTTTATATTTTCAATGGTTCTAATATCATTGTTGGTGCAATATCATTTTAGGAACTTTTCAGTTATGGGGTCATACTATTCAAGTAGACTGGGCAGACCCAGAAAAAGAAGTTGATGAAGAAACGATGCAGAGAGTTAAGGTCCTGTATGTAAGGAATTTGATGATAGCAACTACTGAAGAGACTATCAAAGCAGAGTTTAATAAATTTAAGCCTGGATCTGTTGAACGTGTCAAAAAGTTGAGGGACTAtgcttttgtacatttttttaatcGAGATGATGCCATTGCAGCAATTTCAGTAATGAATGGGAAATATATTGATGGAGCAAGTATTGAGGTTACTTTAGCTAAGCCTGCAAATAAGGATTCTATTTGGAAACAAAGGAATGGCCATTTGAGTCAGAATGCAGAAAGTTTGCATTTGTTTGCAAATCAGGAGGAAGTATCTCAGAAATCTATTGGAAGATCTTCAATTTTACCTGCTCCTCTTAGAGGCAGAGAAAGTCCAGTATGTTCTGAGCCTGAAAGAGGCACGTATCCTTTCTATCCTGGCACAAAGCTTAGCCCAATAAACATTCAGTCTTTAAAGCCTAATCACTTTCACTCTGCTGTGATGCATCTAGAGTACTACTGTTACAAAAATAATTTGGCATTCCCTGAATACTATTTGTACTCAACTTATAGCCAGGATGAAAAACTGCTTTTGATTTATAAAGTTGTACTTCCAAATATTGGTAATAGTTCCCAGAACTGCTTCATACCTGACAGGCTATGCACCTCATTGGAAGATGCAAAGGAATTGGCAGCACAAATTACATTGATGCATTTGGGTAAGTTTAAAATGTTCACACTCTGTTTTTTAAGGTGTTGCCTGCTTTGAGCAAAGAAACAGTACTTCCATTTCAACCTTACTGGTGGTTGTTCTAGCCTTTCTAGTTACCCTAAGGAAAGATACATTTTTAGTGCAAAATTATTAAGGGAGGTGGAAGTGGGAGGGAGATGGACTAGTAAGGTTGACAATGGAACTATTGTTCCCTTGCTCAAAGCAAAAACATTTGTCAGCAGTAGTGACATATATAGGGGAAAAAAGAACTGttaccaaaaaacacaaaaaacatggAACTTAGTTGTAGTCCAAAAATATTATGATTGAATCCACACCAAAACCAGGTCTAGAGGTGCCCTGCAAGTCCTGCCACAAACAATCAATCTTTCCTCTTTTTGGCACTGTCTTCATCTCCAgagacctcagatatcatattgCTGATGACcagataaaatacaataaaatcatctTTCAATTTTATTCCTTATGTGTGCTCTGGAGATGACTTGATATTTCTCTTTGGCAATCCTAGTTCAAAAAGCCAGAGAATAAACTAAAGCCACAGAACTCTGCAgtaaatgtttaaaataaattgTAGCTTTTTATTAATTACTAGCTATAGTCATATCAATGACCACAGTTCTACTAGCAAGGTGAATAAGGTATAATTGTTGTAACACCATGTGCTTCATGGAAGCATATTTAGTAGACAGTCTTAGAGCACAGCTGTTGATAAGAGTGTAATGCACATGAGCGTATTAAAAGACTCCCATCTAATCCCAGGAGCTAGCGAAAAAATTCAGTGTAAAAATCTGTTCATTTTTTagcaaaacgaagaaaaaaaaaaaaagatgtgtatagccagcctaatagggcgtacacacggtcggactttgttcggacattccgacaacaaaatcctaggattttttccgatggatgttggctcaaacttgtcttgcatacacacggtcacacaaagttgtcggaaaatccgatcgttctgaacgcggtgacgtaaaactagtacgtcgggactataaacggggcagtggccccgtttcatctctttatttattctgagcatgcgtggcactttgtccgtcggatttgtgtacacacaatcggaatttccgacaacggattttgttgtcggaaaattttatctcctgctctccaactttgtgtgtcggaaaatccgatggaaaatgtccgatggagcccacacacggtcggaatatccgacaacacgctccgatcggacattttccatcggaaaatccgaccgtgtgtacggggcattactgacaGTTATCTCTGTTGTatgcttaaagctgatctccagcttttagtaaagtttaagttcacctttacagaaaatctgtaaggtgaccttacactggaccccctccccattccTCCTGATCCTGCTGTATCAGACTGCCGCGATCCCCTGCTGTCAGACACAGAAAAGCCGCTTCACTGGTCCGGTGATTTGAAATCCTGACGGCTTTCTCTCTTCTACTTGCAGTGCTGACAGTAGAGGCTAAATGGCTTCTGATTAGTCAGCGCCATCCATGTGACAGTACTGGCCATTTAGAATTCCTGCAGTCCATACTGCCTAAGCGTTACAGAGACAAGGTTAAGCCGTGGGAAGGTTTCAAATCCCAGGACCGGTGAATCGGATTTCCGTGTCTGGCAGAGAGGGAACGTGGCAGTCTGGTACAGCTGGGTGGATGTGGAGGGGGCCCAGTGTAAGGTAAACTTACAGATTTTCGgtaaaagtgaacttacactttaaatattttgtttggaccaagctgttcTAAATGACCTGTTATCTTCACTAACAGTTGCAATGGCTGTGTGTGCTGTATAAACCGTATGTAGCCTCAGGTACGttcagtatacagcgctgtgttctgacagtgggacaaGAACTTACGGTTCTAATCCCAGAAGAAAATCGTGTCGGGGTGAGCAGTGATCACCAGTTCAtagggagctttgtattctatgaactGTGACATCATACATTCGTCACTCCATCTCAACCAAACAGacgaagctttgtattcattcatagactTGATTTTGTTCCGGGAGTGAGATGAGAAGTTCCCATCCCACTGCCCAAATACAGTGCTGTATACTatagctgaagctacatacagtttatacagtgctccaAGTGAAGTTTATACAGTGATGTTAGTAAAGGTAATAGTTCTTTGGACcaccttggtccaaacaaactaaatTTTACTTAAAGCTAGTGTATGGTCAGCCCTAGCGCAAGGACGTGACTTagacagcccatagatgattctttttttttttttttcaacccgattcccctatccacacattcatgggggatgagggaatcctcccgctgtgtcattgtattttgacagcggggaaCTTCCCCACCGCCAGGATACACTGATCTGGGCTGCTGGCTATAGTTCTGTAGATTAACTACTGTAAGTCTCCCTGCCCTACGAAATtctgccggtccctgctgaaccagctgaatttcaatcaacCTATGACCAGCTTTAAACTTGACTTACAAAAAAAGTTGATGCCCCTTCTTCAATCTAACATAGGAACTCAGGGGACTCACATTGATGGGTTTGAAGACTAACATTGGTGCGTGCTCTTTAGCAGGGATGTTAGATTAGGCATATTTCAGGACAGGACACATTCACTTTACTATTGTATGAAACTATccctaaaatgtactttttatattatttttacagcTTATGGGtctagatgtagtggctgcatttgttttttcatgttttttcacctggtAATATTGTGAAAAACAcagttcctgtcctagggtgacaatgctcattcACTACAATATCTATGAAGAAGCAGCACTGTCACCATATGCTGCACTCCTGATCTGGACTGCCTTCTTCTCATCTTCATTACATTGGGAGGCAGTGTATTACAGTTCACAGAAGATAACTtggaaagctgataacattgttttAGATATCATTTCAGTGAACAGGAAGTtgcaagaaaactaatgcagtcaccacatctacagtgatatgcaatacattacatttttgttcttaggtttagatatgcttttaTTGTAGGGATAACCAGcaaatataattttgtgtaaatgtTTGAATGTTTCTATATAAACAAGCTAAGTTTAATTGTGTTCTTTACAGGCTACACTATCTGCCGTGGTTCAGCAAATAACCTATCACCAGTGAATACTGCTTTCTCAGCTGGAACAGCAAATGTAATCCCGTATACATCTAAAACCTACTCCTGCCCCAATTACTCAGTTTCACCTCCCTTGTCTTTGGCTAATGGAAACCACATGGAGCAGAGGCTATTTATTTCTAATCAGGCTTCTTATTTCTGAAAATGTATGCAGTACTTTGAAagattttatttgtttatagtttttatttatttgtttagtgtgtgtgtgtgtgtgtgtgtgtgtgtgtgtgtgtgtgtgtgtgtgtgtgtgtgtatgtatagacaTACGAACTTCTATCAGAAGAGCCCTTCGGGTTTTCATGAGTTTTATCGTAAGGTGGCTCTTTCATTATGTTTTTTCTTAATAAGAACCTATATTGAAGAAGAATGGAGACTACCATGAATGACATCACCTGAAAATACCTGACTTGGAAAATGTATGTAAATCAGGAGTTCTGGTTTGTATACTTTGTTCCATGTCAGTATCTCAAAGTATTGTAGCCCATCGATAGCTAAGAAACTATACTTCttaagccatgtacacacgggcggacttttcgactggactggtacgacggactttcaacaggcttttgacggacttccgacggactttttaacgaacggacttgcctacacacgatcacaccaaagtccgacggattcgtacatgatgacgtacaccggactaaaataaggaagttgatagccagtagccaatagctgccctagtgtcggttttgtccgtcggactagcatacagacgagcggatttctggggtcggcggagttacaacgtaaagatttgaagcatgttccaaatctaaagtccgtcagatctacgactggaaaagtcagctgaaggttcgatgaagcccacacacgatcggattgtccgccggactcggtccgtcagaccagtccggacgaaaagtctgaccgtgtgtatgctgcattagaaGTAGTACAGCAAAGGCAACCTTTTTGTTTGTTCTGTACGTGGATTCCTTTAATACGTTGTGCATTATCTACAAACTGGCTGGTGCGCTGAATGTTGAAAACAAGAGTTAACTTAGACATGCCTACCACAGTAACCATTTATAAGGCTTATTGAATTGAGAAAACTGCTTAGTTGCAGTCCGCTAATAGGTTACTTTTACTACAGTTTTATAAAGTCCAAATATTGGGTTTGTGGAGAATTGTATTATTGGGGgtaaaatatgaagaaaaaaaacagattagATTTttctaaggggttcatttataaagAATTTGCATAGCCATGCGcccagcgcaagtgtatgtacgtTTGTACTGTGTAAATAGGGCAAAAAATGCATGCAAACAAGCTATAACTTGTGCTTTCAAATGTAAATCATTGGcacttggccactagatggcgctaagtatcataGAAATTTGCTATAAtactaaagaggaagtaaaccctggtgggttttacttcctctttatttccctgcaaaggtaaagcataagaAGATGGAAgctccccactagcagggagcgtccatcttcgctcctcttccttccggggccgtgaactccggctctatgactggccggagtcacgtgacgtctcTCTGCCAGTCAtgacatgacccctattagaaagggcacgatgtgccctttctaaagtgcgcatgcaccgTAGTCATTGGCGCtcggctttttagtaaatatcttctaaaccgtgaaggtttaggagatatttcaagcacctacaggtaagccttaatataggcttacctgtaggtaaaagtggttgta
This window of the Aquarana catesbeiana isolate 2022-GZ linkage group LG01, ASM4218655v1, whole genome shotgun sequence genome carries:
- the RBM46 gene encoding probable RNA-binding protein 46; this encodes MNEECSDILNGSSKVRLAAQNEAALLSLMEKTGYNMVQENGQRKFGGPPPGWEGPAPPRGCEVFVGKIPRDMYEDELVPVFERAGKIYEFRLMMEFSGENRGYAFVMYTNKEDALQAIRMLNNFEIRPGKFIGVCVSLDNCRLFIGSIPKERKKEEILEEMRSVTDGVVDVIVYPSANDKTKNRGFAFVEFESHRAAAMARRKLIPGTFQLWGHTIQVDWADPEKEVDEETMQRVKVLYVRNLMIATTEETIKAEFNKFKPGSVERVKKLRDYAFVHFFNRDDAIAAISVMNGKYIDGASIEVTLAKPANKDSIWKQRNGHLSQNAESLHLFANQEEVSQKSIGRSSILPAPLRGRESPVCSEPERGTYPFYPGTKLSPINIQSLKPNHFHSAVMHLEYYCYKNNLAFPEYYLYSTYSQDEKLLLIYKVVLPNIGNSSQNCFIPDRLCTSLEDAKELAAQITLMHLGYTICRGSANNLSPVNTAFSAGTANVIPYTSKTYSCPNYSVSPPLSLANGNHMEQRLFISNQASYF